A single genomic interval of Burkholderia cepacia ATCC 25416 harbors:
- the metC gene encoding cystathionine beta-lyase, producing the protein MNDRMHEDTRLMHAGRDSAAWHGFVNPPVYHASTVLSPTVSDLLNRTQPYIYGRRGTPTTDALERAVTSLEGGAGAVLCPSGLSACTLALLSCLKPGDHLLMTASVYGPVRHACEGVLARLGVETTWYDGSTPVSAAFRANTRALYVEVPGSYTFDMHDIPALVRLAHAHGALVVADNSWATPLFFQPHAFGIDLSIQAGTKYLVGHSDAMLGTVSATERAWPALKQLHGDLGLCAGPDDVYLALRGLRTLGVRLRQHQRNALAVASWLATRPEVQRVLYPALPGDDGHALWRRDFRGASGLFSVVLQPAPAHAVEAFLDHLALFGLGYSWGGYESLALPFELDAHGLAARWPAGSRGVRVHVGLEDPDDLIADLAAGLDRYAACARQAAACEDAARC; encoded by the coding sequence ATGAATGACCGGATGCACGAAGACACGCGCCTCATGCACGCGGGCCGCGACAGCGCGGCCTGGCACGGCTTCGTCAATCCGCCTGTCTACCATGCGTCGACCGTGCTCAGCCCGACGGTGTCCGATCTGCTGAATCGCACGCAGCCGTATATCTACGGCCGCCGCGGCACGCCGACGACCGACGCGCTCGAGCGGGCTGTGACGAGCCTCGAAGGCGGTGCCGGTGCGGTGCTGTGTCCGTCGGGCTTGTCCGCGTGCACGCTGGCGCTGCTGTCGTGCCTGAAGCCCGGCGATCACCTGCTGATGACCGCATCGGTCTACGGCCCGGTACGCCATGCGTGCGAAGGCGTGCTTGCACGGCTCGGCGTCGAGACGACCTGGTACGACGGCAGCACGCCCGTCTCAGCCGCATTCCGTGCGAATACGCGCGCGCTGTATGTCGAAGTGCCGGGTTCCTATACGTTCGACATGCACGATATCCCGGCGCTCGTCCGGCTCGCGCACGCACACGGCGCGCTGGTCGTCGCGGACAACAGCTGGGCCACGCCGCTCTTCTTTCAACCGCATGCGTTCGGCATCGACCTGTCGATCCAGGCCGGCACCAAGTACCTGGTCGGGCATTCCGATGCGATGCTCGGCACCGTGTCGGCCACCGAACGCGCGTGGCCCGCACTGAAGCAACTGCATGGCGATCTCGGACTGTGCGCAGGCCCCGACGACGTCTATCTCGCGCTGCGCGGGTTGCGCACGCTTGGCGTGCGGCTGCGGCAGCACCAGCGCAATGCGCTGGCGGTCGCGAGCTGGCTCGCGACGCGCCCCGAAGTGCAGCGCGTGCTGTATCCGGCCCTCCCCGGCGACGACGGACATGCGCTGTGGCGCCGCGATTTCCGCGGCGCATCGGGGCTGTTCTCGGTCGTGCTGCAGCCGGCGCCGGCGCACGCGGTCGAAGCGTTTCTCGACCACCTCGCGCTGTTCGGGCTCGGTTATTCGTGGGGCGGCTACGAGAGTCTCGCGCTGCCGTTCGAGCTGGACGCGCACGGCCTTGCCGCGCGCTGGCCGGCCGGCAGCCGCGGCGTGCGCGTGCATGTCGGGCTCGAGGACCCGGACGACCTGATCGCCGATCTCGCGGCCGGTCTCGATCGTTATGCGGCGTGCGCGCGGCAGGCCGCCGCCTGCGAGGATGCCGCGCGATGCTGA
- a CDS encoding pyridoxine/pyridoxamine 5'-phosphate oxidase → MDTIATRLKALKTLAHAAPHVPAENWPDTPQAQFERWLDEAVVAGAVEPQVMTLSTVRPDGRPDARSVVLLNVDARGWHFAASTRSPKGRQIENRPFAALTFYWPVIASQVRLSGPVERLPAAEGRADFAGRPERSRASILAGRQSERLDDPADLTRAIDAQLARLAADPALVSEDWHLYTLAPDEAEFWRADSARRFARQAYRRDGQCWERCALWP, encoded by the coding sequence ATGGATACGATCGCCACGCGCCTGAAGGCGCTGAAAACCCTCGCGCATGCGGCGCCGCACGTTCCGGCCGAGAACTGGCCCGACACGCCGCAAGCGCAATTCGAACGCTGGCTCGACGAGGCCGTTGTCGCAGGCGCCGTCGAACCGCAGGTGATGACGCTGTCGACGGTCCGCCCGGACGGGCGGCCCGACGCACGCTCCGTCGTACTGCTGAACGTCGACGCACGCGGCTGGCATTTCGCGGCGAGCACGCGCAGCCCCAAGGGGCGCCAGATCGAAAACCGGCCGTTCGCCGCGCTGACGTTCTATTGGCCGGTGATCGCGAGCCAGGTCCGCCTGAGCGGCCCGGTCGAGCGGCTGCCGGCCGCCGAAGGCCGCGCCGATTTCGCGGGCCGCCCGGAGCGGTCGCGAGCGAGCATCCTGGCCGGCCGGCAAAGCGAACGGCTCGACGATCCCGCCGACCTGACGCGCGCGATCGACGCGCAGCTCGCACGGCTGGCCGCCGACCCCGCACTCGTGTCGGAGGACTGGCACCTGTACACGCTCGCGCCGGACGAAGCCGAATTCTGGCGTGCCGACAGCGCACGCCGTTTTGCGCGGCAGGCGTACCGTCGTGACGGTCAGTGCTGGGAACGGTGTGCGCTATGGCCTTGA
- a CDS encoding HpcH/HpaI aldolase/citrate lyase family protein yields the protein MTTTHRRPSRLRRSWLFLAGADHDALVDGAASGADVLIQELETFTPPDRRPAARELSERVLAGWRDAGILASVRVNPLDAGGIDDLRAAMRGRPDIVMMSYVATPEQVVALDEAVTRFEREYDIAPGSTELVPNIESTLGLVNTMAIARSSPRVSAVLVATEDMVADMGAERTRAGRELDYVRSRFRVECAAVGVTAIDCPYSYADNEGAELDMRVSRGLGYQAKAIVNAQFVPVVNRVLTPTADEVALARRVIDAFDTARRASGGRRVAAAVVDGFLAEVPDYLAAHRLIARATQFGIA from the coding sequence ATGACAACGACCCACCGACGCCCTTCCCGCCTGCGCCGCTCCTGGCTGTTCCTCGCCGGCGCCGATCACGATGCGCTCGTCGACGGCGCCGCGAGCGGCGCGGACGTATTGATCCAGGAACTCGAGACCTTTACGCCGCCGGACCGGCGTCCGGCCGCGCGCGAACTCAGCGAGCGCGTGCTCGCGGGCTGGCGCGATGCCGGCATCCTCGCGTCCGTGCGCGTGAACCCGCTCGACGCGGGCGGCATCGACGACCTGCGCGCGGCGATGCGCGGCCGGCCGGACATCGTGATGATGTCGTACGTCGCGACGCCCGAGCAGGTCGTCGCGCTCGACGAAGCCGTCACGCGCTTCGAGCGCGAATACGATATCGCGCCCGGCTCGACGGAACTGGTGCCGAACATCGAGTCGACGCTCGGGCTCGTGAACACGATGGCGATCGCGCGTTCGAGCCCGCGCGTGTCGGCCGTGCTCGTCGCGACCGAGGACATGGTGGCCGACATGGGGGCCGAGCGCACCCGCGCGGGCCGCGAACTCGACTATGTGCGCTCGCGCTTTCGCGTCGAATGCGCGGCCGTCGGCGTCACCGCGATCGACTGCCCGTACAGCTATGCCGACAACGAAGGCGCGGAGCTCGACATGCGCGTGTCGCGCGGCCTCGGATACCAGGCCAAGGCGATCGTCAACGCGCAGTTCGTGCCGGTCGTCAATCGCGTGCTGACGCCGACGGCCGACGAAGTCGCCCTCGCCCGCCGCGTGATCGACGCGTTCGACACCGCCCGGCGCGCGTCCGGCGGCCGCCGCGTGGCCGCGGCCGTCGTCGACGGTTTCCTCGCGGAAGTCCCCGACTATCTCGCCGCGCACCGGCTGATCGCCCGCGCGACGCAATTCGGCATTGCCTGA
- a CDS encoding acyl-CoA dehydrogenase family protein — protein sequence MPFDWTQEQHATLARFRDIGTEIAAAERDARAPAGFDAAGWTRLGQEGLWDMIVPETYGGDGHGWWHFSAALEGLASTIRRPALLLSVIAQAGMVRALERYGTATQQDRYFGAILRGELSATAIAEPGTGTDVRSIATKLVEHGDGYRLTGSKFNIAHAPLARFILVVTRVETLGRRNTALVIVDRDQPGMTVAAPDSKLGLDDLPTGALHFDDCPIARGQLLGEPGAGLGNLIDIISLGRLYYGLVAAQVTAPYLRDAIAYCRDRRSFDSTIDAHQYVQRRLVDLQIGIERGTWLARGALAQLLTDHPQALMSCSIAKLVGAQDLVDGALGLVRLYGSLGYQAGPVAAFASDALGFMSVGGTEEMHRKNIFNQMMRAG from the coding sequence ACGCTCGCGCGCCTGCCGGATTCGATGCAGCCGGCTGGACCCGGCTCGGCCAGGAAGGACTGTGGGACATGATCGTGCCGGAGACCTACGGCGGCGACGGTCACGGTTGGTGGCACTTTTCCGCGGCGCTGGAGGGGCTTGCATCGACGATCCGCCGCCCGGCGCTGCTGCTGTCGGTGATCGCGCAGGCCGGCATGGTGCGCGCGCTCGAACGCTACGGCACGGCAACCCAGCAGGACCGCTATTTCGGCGCGATCCTGCGCGGCGAACTGAGCGCGACGGCGATCGCCGAACCGGGCACCGGCACCGACGTGCGCAGCATTGCGACGAAGCTGGTCGAGCACGGCGACGGCTACCGGCTGACCGGCAGCAAATTCAACATCGCGCACGCGCCGCTCGCGCGCTTCATCCTCGTCGTCACGCGTGTCGAAACGCTCGGCCGGCGCAATACGGCGCTCGTGATCGTCGACCGCGACCAGCCGGGCATGACCGTCGCGGCGCCCGACAGCAAGCTCGGCCTCGACGACCTGCCCACCGGCGCGCTGCATTTCGACGATTGCCCGATCGCGCGTGGCCAGCTGCTGGGCGAACCGGGCGCCGGGCTCGGCAACCTGATCGACATCATTTCGCTCGGCCGTCTCTACTACGGCCTCGTCGCCGCGCAGGTGACGGCGCCGTACCTGCGCGACGCAATCGCCTATTGCCGCGACCGGCGCAGCTTCGACAGCACGATCGACGCGCACCAGTACGTGCAGCGTCGCCTGGTCGACCTGCAGATCGGCATCGAGCGCGGCACGTGGCTCGCGCGCGGCGCGCTCGCGCAGTTGCTGACGGATCACCCCCAAGCGCTGATGTCCTGCTCGATCGCGAAGCTGGTCGGCGCGCAGGATCTCGTCGACGGCGCGCTTGGCCTCGTGCGGCTGTACGGCAGCCTCGGCTACCAGGCCGGGCCGGTGGCCGCATTCGCGTCGGACGCGCTGGGTTTCATGAGCGTCGGCGGAACCGAGGAAATGCATCGCAAGAACATCTTCAACCAGATGATGCGCGCCGGCTGA